ATTTTTCGCGGTGAGAACATGAAGGCACTTGTCGGAACCATCGTGGACTGGGAGGGCGTTAGGGAGAACTCTGCGGTTGTAATAGATGGGCCTGCAATCAGAGACGTCGTTCCGGTCGACAGGCTCGGTGAGTACGGTATCGATGAGGTCTACGGGGGAAAGGGATACCTGATTCTGCCGGGATTCGTCAACGCCCATACCCACGTCGCGATGGCGAAGTTCAGGGGACTCGGCGAGGACATTCCCATCGAGCAGTGGCTGAACGATGTTATCTGGCCAGCGGAGCTTGAATGGACTCCTGAGGAGATACGTCGCTGGGCCCTTCTCGGAATGGCGGAGGCCCTGGCAAACGGCTCGACGACGATAAACGACCACTACTTCTTTGCGGACGAGATAGCGGAGGCGGCAAGGGATCTTGGAATCAGGGCGTTTGTGGGTCAGACCGTCATGGACGCGGTGGACTTCCCACTGGCCAAACCCGAGGAAGGGTTCCGCTTCTTCAGGCGCTGGGACGGAAAGGATGAGCTTGTCCAGCCGACTCTGGCGCCCCACGCCACAAATACGGTTTCCCTTGAGCTGATGCGTGAAATCGGGGAGTTCGCCCGCGAGAGAAACGCACTAGTTCACGTCCATCTATCCCAGAGTATGGGGGAGGTTGAGACGGTAAAGCGGCGCTATGGCCTAATGCCCGTGGAGTACCTTGAAAGGGCCGGTGTCCTGGACGATCACCTGATCGGTGTTCACGGCATCTACCTGAGTGAAAAAGAGGTTCCCCTCTACGCGAAAAGTGGCGCCACGCTCGTCCACTGCTCCCTGAGCATGGCGAAGCTCGAAGGCAGGATGGCCCCTATAATCGAGCTGGCCCAGAATGGCACGAACATAGCTCTCGGCAACGACTCCCCGAACCCCGTCGGAATGATGGATCCCTTTGAGGAGATGCGCTTTGCCGCGGTTCTCAACAAGGTCTGGCGGAGAAGGACTGACGTTGCCAGTGCCAGAGAGGTCTTCCGCTGGGCAACAGTCGGCGGGGCTAAGGCTTTGAAGCTGAAGGCGGGCCTGATAAAACCTGGCTATCTCGCGGACCTTGTGCTGATAAACGCAAGAAAGCCCCAGTTCCTTCCGGGGGAGAACCTGTATTCCCACATCGTCTACTCAACGAGGGGCAGTGACGTCGAGCTGGTGATGGTGAACGGGGAAGTGGTTTACAGAAACGGCCTGTTCACAAGGATAGGGAAAACGCTGGGGGAGCTGTGGGAGGAGGTCAGGGAATACCTGCCCGGCTGACTCCGGTTTTTATTCCGGAACCCTTTTCACTATGAGTTTAACTCCGTCAACGTCAACGACTTCGACGGTCTCCCCTATATTCAGTTTTTCGTCGTTTTCGCTGAGGGCTATCCACCTGTCCCCCTCAAGCTCGACTATGTAGTGCTCCCTGCCTATCTCGACGACCTTTCCACGCTTGCCCTTAAGCTCGAAGGTGTACTTGCCCTTTCCGGCATCCCGGACGTCCCTCTTTATGTACCTGCCGACGAGGATGTAAGCCACAACTGCAGCTACGAGGGCCAGGACAAAGCTCTCGGTGAAGTTCACGCCAAAGCCCATCAGGAGGCCGAGGACTACCATTGCCACCCCGATTGGGGTTATAAATGCCGCCACCATCATGTCAAGGACTATTACGAGCAGTCCGAGAATCAAAAGGGAAATGGGGAGTGGATCCATCTCCACCACCGGAGTAATTCACTCCATCAGGTTC
This window of the Thermococcus thermotolerans genome carries:
- a CDS encoding amidohydrolase family protein encodes the protein MKALVGTIVDWEGVRENSAVVIDGPAIRDVVPVDRLGEYGIDEVYGGKGYLILPGFVNAHTHVAMAKFRGLGEDIPIEQWLNDVIWPAELEWTPEEIRRWALLGMAEALANGSTTINDHYFFADEIAEAARDLGIRAFVGQTVMDAVDFPLAKPEEGFRFFRRWDGKDELVQPTLAPHATNTVSLELMREIGEFARERNALVHVHLSQSMGEVETVKRRYGLMPVEYLERAGVLDDHLIGVHGIYLSEKEVPLYAKSGATLVHCSLSMAKLEGRMAPIIELAQNGTNIALGNDSPNPVGMMDPFEEMRFAAVLNKVWRRRTDVASAREVFRWATVGGAKALKLKAGLIKPGYLADLVLINARKPQFLPGENLYSHIVYSTRGSDVELVMVNGEVVYRNGLFTRIGKTLGELWEEVREYLPG
- a CDS encoding NfeD family protein, producing the protein MDPLPISLLILGLLVIVLDMMVAAFITPIGVAMVVLGLLMGFGVNFTESFVLALVAAVVAYILVGRYIKRDVRDAGKGKYTFELKGKRGKVVEIGREHYIVELEGDRWIALSENDEKLNIGETVEVVDVDGVKLIVKRVPE